In the Podospora pseudocomata strain CBS 415.72m chromosome 5, whole genome shotgun sequence genome, one interval contains:
- the SMC4 gene encoding Structural maintenance of chromosomes protein 4 (EggNog:ENOG503NTYH; COG:B; COG:D) — protein sequence MSTRQSRRIATRRNTTIVESSEDELGDGSPKVKQEEEEEEYTPAPVEKKRPGRRRTTTTELAPAAPAETPVRKTRGRPKKSLAPAAPPPSAPPVIESTENVNPDQSLASVAGASSAVDVDDTSVGPPPSTVKKPVAAADDTVGPPPSTAKKPAGRPRKSVAPRTSKTPTPAPELNVPTQSPKPSVSPSVQLLRDAPPLTDITSATNNAPPSSQQDDTVIAPIKPIKPMDTVLEKPMDIMMKSRTMQIPVIQDTGPKPRIVITYLVLTNFKSYAGKQEVGPFHASFSSVVGPNGSGKSNVIDSLLFVFGFRASKMRQGKISALIHNSAKYPNLEYCEVAVHFREVMDLPGGGHEVIPDSDLVISRKAFRNNSSAYYINGKTSNFTTVTTLLRDRGVDLDHKRFLILQGEVESIAQMKAKAANEHDDGLLEYLEDIIGTSKYKTPIEESAAEVETLNEICLEKSGRVQHVEKEKQSLEDKKNKALAFIRDENELAMKQSALYQLYISQCEDNLAVTDEAISQMQEQLNAELEKHNGSEQIIKQLEKAHAKGNKEYEAQEKETQALIKEMAKFEQERVKFEEKRKFLADKRKKLEKTIANSENSAEQADQTIQECAEDIERRAAEIENIERWIKEEEEELTKIRDSLKGKTQHMSDQIAAKQKSLEPWKEKINQKQSAIAVAESELAILEEKAKAGGVALEEMEAKIVAIQELQAAKAEEFKACQAEKDALKKEGRRVVAELEELAQEEPKFRAKLSNLRQKADEARSSFSATKTQGNVLTALMRMKESGRIDGFHGRLGNLGAIDKKYDVAISTACGQLDNFVTDTVEAGQQCIEHLRKTNLGRGNFMCLDKLRVRDFSPIKTPEDAPRLFDLVQPKDEKFRPAFYHALQDTLVAEDLAQANRIAYGAKRWRVVTLAGELIDKSGTMSGGGTTVKKGLMSSKLVAEISKEQVDKVEADRDAFEQRFQEFQDHQRELEARLRSLKEQIPQLDTKMQKINLEIESSSRNLADAQRRIKELSKEHQPSQTDDNRVAVLQKEIAKLNKEIEKLHGETSSVEDEIKELQDKIMEVGGEKLRQQRTKVDNLKDEIRSQNEEVSSAEVRKVKAEKQKVKLEKDHAKASKELEAANRDLERLEEEIENQGTKAEDYTTRVEEAKEALAAKKEELSTLKAELDEKTAELNATRAVEIEMRNKLEENQKVLKETQRQLAYWENKLSKLSLQNIEDLESGRPSQPVIPQSRPKTPGNEDEEEDAEGEPELDAEGDSPMGDATDSDDEDPAAQLQAEAEATFLGSGRGPNPASNPLELPRYTRDELSDMSEKTLKGEIAVLEEKTQNVNVDLGVLAEYRRRVEEHAARSQDLASAVAQRDAAKKRCDDLRRLRLEGFMEGFSTISLRLKEMYQMITMGGNAELELVDSLDPFSEGILFSVMPPKKSWKNISNLSGGEKTLSSLALVFALHHYKPTPLYVMDEIDAALDFRNVSIVANYIKERTKNAQFIVISLRNNMFELAARLVGVYKVNHMTKSVTIENKEYVKGRQQQQQSSQQPAQSQKGGTEQTTRVFGPGMARREESGKEPERLGSSSSASSNLTHRPR from the exons ATGTCGACGCGACAGTCCCGCCGGATTGCGACCCggcgcaacaccaccattgTCGAGAGTTCGGAGGACGAGCTGGGCGACGGGTCCCCAAAAGTGaagcaggaagaggaggaggaggaatacACACCGGCACCGGTCGAGAAGAAAAGACCAGGTCGGAGGAGGACCACCACTACCGAACTTGCACCAGCTGCACCCGCCGAGACACCAGTGAGGAAAACCAGAGGACGCCCAAAGAAGAGTCTTGCGCCTGcggccccccccccttccgcGCCGCCTGTTATCGAGAGTACCGAGAATGTAAATCCCGACCAGTCGCTCGCCAGCGTAGCGGGTGCATCATCAGCTGTTGACGTCGACGATACCTCAGTCGGGCCCCCACCATCGACAGTGAAGAAGCCTGTCGCGGCAGCCGACGACACTGttggaccaccaccatccacaGCAAAGAAGCCCGCTGGAAGACCACGAAAGAGTGTCGCGCCCCGTACAAGCAAGACACCCACGCCGGCGCCTGAATTGAACGTTCCCACCCAATCTCCAAAGCCATCTGTGTCGCCATCAGTACAGCTCCTACGCGATGCCCCCCCGCTTACCGATATCACTTCTGCGACCAATAATGCCCCGCCGAGTTCACAACAAGACGATACCGTGATTGCGCCCATCAAACCGATCAAGCCCATGGATACAGtgctcgagaagccaatgGATATCATGATGAAGTCGCGCACAATGCAAATCCCCGTGATTCAAGATACCGGCCCAAAGCCGCGCATTGTCATCACTTATCTTGTGCTCACCAACTTCAAGAGTTATGCCGGCAAGCAGGAGGTCGGGCCTTTCCATGCTTCATTCTCCTCGGTTGTCGGTCCCAACGGTTCGGGCAAGTCCAACGTCATCGACTCCCTGCTGTTCGTGTTTGGTTTCAGAGCAAGCAAGATGAGACAAGGCAAGATCTCGGCCCTCATTCACAACTCGGCAAAGTACCCGAATTTGGAGTACTGCGAGGTCGCGGTGCACTTCCGTGAGGTGATGGACCTTCCTGGCGGAGGTCACGAAGTCATCCCAGACTCAGACCTGGTCATTTCCCGCAAGGCCTTCAGAAACAACTCCAGCGCCTACTACATCAACGGAAAGACCTCCAACTTCACAACTGTCACAACGTTGCTACGGGACCGCGGGGTCGATCTCGACCACAAGCGTTTCTTGATTCTGCAGGGTGAAGTCGAGTCTATTGCGCAgatgaaggccaaggctgccaacGAGCACGATGATGGTCTTCTCGAGTATCTTGAGGACATCATTGGCACATCCAAGTACAAGACACCTATTGAGGAATCAGCCGCCGAGGTCGAGACACTCAATGAAATCTGCTTGGAAAAGAGCGGTCGTGTTCAACacgttgagaaggagaagcagagcctcgaggacaagaagaacaaggctTTGGCTTTCATTCGTGATGAAAATGAGCTTGCCATGAAGCAGTCCGCTTTGTACCAACTCTACATCAGCCAATGCGAGGATAACCTAGCTGTCACAGACGAAGCCATCAGTCAGATGCAGGAACAACTCAacgccgagctcgagaagcaCAACGGCAGCGAGCAGATCATcaagcagctggagaaggctcACGCCAAGGGCAACAAGGAGTATGAGGCTCAAGAAAAGGAAACTCAGGCCCTGATCAAGGAGATGGCCAAGTTTGAGCAGGAGCGCGTCAAGTTCGAGGAGAAGCGGAAGTTCTTGGCCGATAAGCGTAAGAAGCTTGAGAAGACCATTGCCAACTCTGAGAACTCGGCAGAGCAGGCCGACCAGACCATTCAGGAATGCGCTGAGGATATCGAGAGGCGCGCGGCTGAGATCGAGAACATCGAAAGGtggatcaaggaggaggaggaagagttgaCCAAGATCCGCGACAGCCTCAAGGGCAAGACTCAGCACATGTCCGATCAGATTGCGGCAAAGCAAAAGTCACTTGAGCCctggaaggagaagatcaacCAGAAGCAATCTGCTATCGCCGTGGCGGAAAGTGAGTTGGCCATCTTGGAggaaaaggccaaggctggtggtgttgcgcttgaggagatggaggccaAGATTGTGGCTATTCAGGAGCTTCAGGCGGCCAAGGCGGAAGAGTTCAAAGCGTGCCAGGCTGAGAAGGATGCgctcaagaaggagggcaGAAGAGTGGTtgctgagctggaggagcttgctCAGGAAGAGCCAAAGTTCCGCGCTAAGCTGTCTAACCTGCGGCAAAAGGCGGACGAGGCTCGCTCAAGCTTTTCGGCTACCAAGACGCAAGGCAATGTCCTAACGGCGCTTATGCGCATGAAGGAGTCTGGTCGCATTGACGGCTTCCACGGGCGGCTTGGCAACCTCGGTGCCATCGACAAGAAGTACGACGTTGCCATCTCGACGGCTTGCGGTCAGCTTGACAACTTTGTCACGGACACTGTCGAGGCTGGTCAGCAGTGCATCGAGCACTTGCGCAAGACCAACTTGGGTCGCGGCAACTTTATGTGCTTGGACAAGCTAAGAGTCCGTGACTTCTCACCCATCAAGACTCCCGAGGATGCGCCCCGTCTGTTTGACCTGGTTCAGCCCAAGGATGAGAAGTTCAGACCTGCTTTCTACCATGCGCTCCAAGATACATTGGTTGCGGAAGATCTTGCCCAGGCCAACCGCATCGCCTATGGCGCCAAGAGATGGCGTGTTGTCACTCTGGCCGGCGAGCTGATTGACAAATCTGGTACCatgtctggtggtggtacgACAGTCAAGAAGGGATTGATGTCGTCCAAGCTGGTGGCCGAGATCAGCAAGGAGCAGGTGGACAAGGTGGAGGCTGATCGCGATGCCTTTGAGCAGCGATTCCAAGAGTTCCAAGATCATCAACGTGAGCTGGAGGCTCGTCTTCGTTCCCTCAAGGAGCAGATCCCACAGCTTGACACCAAGATGCAGAAGATCAACCTCGAGATTGAGAGTTCATCCAGGAACTTGGCGGATGCTCAGCGCAGAATTAAGGAACTCAGCAAGGAGCACCAGCCTTCCCAGACAGACGACAACCGGGTTGCCGTCTTGCAAAAGGAGATTGCCAAGCTTAacaaggagattgagaagctCCATGGCGAGACTTCTAGTGTCGAGGATGAGATTAAAGAGCTGCAGGACAAGATTatggaggttggtggtgagaagctCCGGCAACAGCGCACCAAGGTGGACAACCTCAAGGATGAGATTCGTTCCCAAAACGAGGAGGTCTCCAGCGCCGAGGTCcgcaaggtcaaggctgagaagcAGAAGGTCAAGCTCGAGAAGGACCACGCCAAGGCTTCTaaggagctcgaggctgCCAATCGGGACCTGGAGAgactcgaggaggagattgagaacCAGGGCACCAAGGCTGAGGATTACACCACTAGAGTCGAGGAGGCTAAGGAAGCTCTtgctgccaagaaggaggaactTTCCACACTCAAGGCCGAACTTGACGAGAAGACCGCCGAGTTGAACGCCACCCGTGCCGTCGAAATCGAAATGCGCAACAAGCTCGAGGAGAACCAAAAGGTACTCAAGGAGACGCAAAGGCAGCTTGCCTACTGGGAGAATAAGCTATCCAAGCTCTCGCTTCAAAACATTGAGGACCTTGAGTCCGGCCGACCTTCCCAGCCTGTGATCCCCCAGTCCCGGCCCAAGACGCCAGGtaacgaagacgaggaagaggatgccgAAGGCGAACCCGAGCTCGACGCCGAGGGCGACTCCCCCATGGGCGATGCCACCGACTCAGACGACGAAGACCCTGCCGCCCAGCTCCAAGCCGAGGCGGAAGCCACCTTCCTCGGTTCCGGCCGCGGTCCTAATCCTGCCTCCAACCCACTGGAGCTCCCACGCTATACCCGCGATGAGCTCTCTGACATGTCAGAAAAGACGCTCAAGGGCGAAATTGCCGTTCTGGAGGAAAAGACCCAGAACGTCAATGTTGATCTTGGTGTCCTGGCTGAGTACAGGCGCAGAGTAGAAGAGCACGCCGCCCGCTCCCAGGACTTGGCTTCTGCCGTTGCTCAAAGGgatgccgccaagaagaGATGTGACGACCTCCGCCGGCTGAGGCTGGAAGGTTTCATGGAGGGcttctccaccatctcgcTCCGTCTCAAGGAAATGTACCAGATGATCACCATGGGCGGCAACgccgagctggagctggtcgACTCCCTCGACCCCTTCTCGGAAGGTATCCTCTTCTCGGTCATGCCCCCCAAGAAATCATGGAAGAACATCTCCAACTtgtctggtggtgagaagaCGCTTTCTTCGCTTGCGTTGGTGTTTGCGCTGCATCATTACAAGCCTACGCCGCTGTATGTCATGGACGAGATTGATGCCGCGTTGGACTTCAGAAAC GTCTCGATTGTGGCGAATTACATCAAGGAGCGCACAAAGAATGCTCAGTTTATTGTTATCTCGCTGAGGAACAATATGTTTGAGCTTGCGGCGAGACTGGTGGGTGTTTACAAGGTAAATCACATGACTAAGAGTGTTACTATTGAGAATAAGGAGTATGTCAAggggcggcagcagcagcaacagtcgTCGCAGCAGCCGGCGCAGTCCCAGAAGGGAGGGACGGAGCAGACGACGAGGGTGTTTGGGCcggggatggcgaggagggaggagagcggGAAGGAGCCGGAGCGGTTGGGGAGCAGTAGTAGTGCGAGTAGTAACTTGACCCATCGGCCGAGgtaa